One region of Syngnathus scovelli strain Florida chromosome 15, RoL_Ssco_1.2, whole genome shotgun sequence genomic DNA includes:
- the LOC125982072 gene encoding janus kinase and microtubule-interacting protein 3-like isoform X2: MTWTAVAASRTVKWSSFKLWSSGTSSTTCPRSSGERFAATIPTSRISEEEQSVRSCKVIETFYGYDEDVLVDSDGSSLSFHTDRTPDTEPEEAELRYRQLTQEYQALQRAYALLAQTSGGDYDAEKEIKKWVTIKAE, from the exons atgacctggaccgcggttgcggccagcaggacggtgaaatggagttccttcaagttgtggagcagcggcacatcatcgacgacttgtccaaggtcttcag gagagagatttgctgctacgataccgacgtcgagaatctctgaggaggaacaaagcgtgaggtcctgcaag gtcatcgaaacattttacggctacgacgaagacgtgttggtggactcggacggatcgtccttgtcttttcacaccgacagaacccccgacacggaacccgaagag gcggagcttcgctaccgccagctgacgcaagaatatcaagcgctgcaacgagcctacgctctgctcgcccagaccagcggaggggactacgacgccgagaaggagatcaag aaatgggtcactatcaaagcagagtag
- the LOC125982060 gene encoding janus kinase and microtubule-interacting protein 3-like, protein MFCKQKGYLDEELDFRKRSMDQAHKRILELEAMLYEALPQRDCPATDGEKASHAGVNDVLTADQREELRSAVDQWKRALMCELMERDACILQERMDLLHSAQQRNKELKEFIEAQKRQIKQLEEKFLFLFLFFSLAFILWP, encoded by the exons atgttctgtaagcagaagggctacctggatgaagagttggacttcaggaagcgttccatggaccaggctcataag aggatcctggagctggaggccatgttgtacgaggcgctaccgcagcgggactgccccgccacggacggcgaaaaagccagccacgctggcgtgaatgacgtgctgacggcggatcagagagaagagcttaggagcgccgtggaccaatggaagcgagccctgatgtgcgagttgatggagcgcgacgcttgcatcctccaagagagaatggatctgctgcacagcgcgcaacag aggaacaaagagctgaaagaattcatcgaagctcagaagagacaaatcaaacaattggaggagaagtttctgtttctctttctattcttctccttggccttcattctgtggccctaa
- the LOC125982072 gene encoding janus kinase and microtubule-interacting protein 3-like isoform X3, whose protein sequence is MGHYQSRVADLESALKQQGQNVKWVEEKQLLRQSNQQLAEKVRRMEAEEARLKEHIQDIRDQNELLEFRILELEVGRLAQAC, encoded by the exons atgggtcactatcaaagcagagtagcagatctggagtcagcgctgaagcaacaaggacag aatgtcaagtgggtggaggagaagcagctgctgcgtcagagcaatcagcagttggccgaaaag gtcaggcggatggaggcggaagaagcgcgtctgaaagagcacatccaggatatccgagaccaaaacgaactgcttgagttccgcatcctggagctggaggtgggaagactcgcacaagcgtgttga
- the LOC125982072 gene encoding janus kinase and microtubule-interacting protein 3-like isoform X1 — protein sequence MTWTAVAASRTVKWSSFKLWSSGTSSTTCPRSSGERFAATIPTSRISEEEQSVRSCKVIETFYGYDEDVLVDSDGSSLSFHTDRTPDTEPEEEAELRYRQLTQEYQALQRAYALLAQTSGGDYDAEKEIKKWVTIKAE from the exons atgacctggaccgcggttgcggccagcaggacggtgaaatggagttccttcaagttgtggagcagcggcacatcatcgacgacttgtccaaggtcttcag gagagagatttgctgctacgataccgacgtcgagaatctctgaggaggaacaaagcgtgaggtcctgcaag gtcatcgaaacattttacggctacgacgaagacgtgttggtggactcggacggatcgtccttgtcttttcacaccgacagaacccccgacacggaacccgaagag gaggcggagcttcgctaccgccagctgacgcaagaatatcaagcgctgcaacgagcctacgctctgctcgcccagaccagcggaggggactacgacgccgagaaggagatcaag aaatgggtcactatcaaagcagagtag